The genomic DNA TCGGTGTGTGGTCGGAAGAGGCGCGCAGCCAGCACTACGACAATCTCTGCCAGATCGATGGACGTATTGCGCTTGCCGGAGAGCATGCGTCTTATCTGCCCGCGTGGCAGGAAGGTGCAGTCACGTCGGCGATCGACGCGATCGGCCGCATTCATCAGCGTGCTATCGCGGGGGCCAGGGCATGAGCAGCAAGACAACCAAAACATTGCCACGGATATTTTGCGGCGCTTTCCTGTGGTGTTGTCTGCTGCCGGCACACGCTCAGTCATCCGACAACGCGTCCTATTTGCGCACCACATTCAGTTCGGCCAACGGCGAAGTCGTCTTTCGCAGCATCTGCCAGGGTTGCCACATGCCCGATGCCAAGGGGGCAAAGGGCGCCGGCACGTATCCCGCCCTGACCGACAACCCGAGACTCGCCTCGCCTAACTATATGGCAGCCGTGATCTTGAATGGCCGCCGCGATATGCCATCGTTTGCCCCCAAACCGGGCCCAAAGGATCGCTTCTTTGACGATGCGACGCTTACCGATGAACAGATTGCGGGGGTGATCAACTACATTCGAACGCACTTCGGCAATCGATACGATGATCGCATCAGTGCGCAAGAAGTCTCAGCCATGCATCCTTAGATATCTCCCATTCGTTACCTTCCCCTGGAGAAAACCTTTCATGTTTACGATCGGACGTGTTGTTCTGCTTGCTGCTTTTGCTACGGCCTCTTTGAACGCTCTCGCCGACGATGTCGTGCGTTACAAGATCCCCGATAGCACCTTCCCCATTTCCGCCGCCGTCGAAGTCCCAGCCGGCAAAGCGACGATCTACGTCAGTGGCAACGTGCCACCGGTCGTCGACCCGAAAGCCCCCAAGGACTCGGTGGCTGCCTATGGCGACACCAAGACGCAGACCATCGGCGTACTGACAGCCATCGACAAACAGCTCAAGAGCATGCATTTGAGCCTAAGCAATGTCGTGAAGATGCAGGTCTTTCTGGTCGGCAACGAAAGCCATGGTGGCCACATGGATTTCGCCGGCTTCATGGCCGGCTATACGCAGTTCTTCGGTACCAAGGAGCAACCCAATCTACCGGCACGTTCGGCCTTCCAGGTAGCCGCATTGGGCAACCCCGGCTATCGCGTGGAAATCGAGGTGATCGCGGTTCGCCCTTGAATCCAGATCGGAACACGCCTGCCATAGCAAAAACACTTACCATCCTACGCAGATCGGCCCCGGCAGTGCCGGGGCCGATCTATTGAACAAACTCAGGCGAGTCATACCTCGATCAGGTAGAAACGCTCAAGTCACCCAGCCTCAATCAAGCTTGTAATCGAACGTCAGGAACATCTCGCGACCGTTGTATTCGCTGGCGGTCTGGCCCGTCGTGACGAACTCGAAGCCACCGGCGTAATACGGGATCGTTGAGACCTTGTCGAAGATGTTGGACACGGTGAACTTCAGCGTGGTTTCCTTGTTGATCTGCCAGCCGACCGCAGTATTCCAGGTGATCCACACCGGCGTCCTGCCCTTGTACATGGTGTCGGCAACGTTGACCTGGTTGCCATCCTGAGTCACCTGGCAAATACCGGTACTGACCGATTCGCCGCCATTGGGCACCGTCACCATGCCCGGCTGGATGCCATTGGGTAGCACATCGCAACCACCGTAGTTCGGAGCGCGCATGCTGCCGTCGCGTACGCCGGAGACGGACACGTTCCAGTCGCCCTTGTTCCAGTCGGCGATCCACGTAACCCTGCTCGCCACGTTGTTATAACGGGTGTTCTGCAACGGATCAGACGCCAGCACGCGCTGCTTGTACGAGAGGTTGTTGGTGTAGTTGATGTTGGCGCGGAAATCACCGGCATTGTCGGTGTGGAACTTGTAGTCCAGCGACGCATCCACACCGCTCACATACAACGATGCCTCGTTGATCGGGCCGGACTGTACCGAAACGATCTGGCCAGACGCGTTGCGCTGAACCATCTGGGTCACCATCGCGCAATACGCCGAACCCGGTACGTGTGCCGTATAGGGCGACAGACCGGAGGTGCCATTCGGCTTCACGCCGGTAAGACAGCCGGCTTCGTCGTTCAGCACGGTGTTCTGGTCGAGGTACTGGATGGCGTTGTCCACGCCCATGTGCCAGTAGTCGGCCGAGAACGACAGACCCTGCACGCCCGGAACCTGCCACACGAAACCGTAGGTCCAGGAGTGACCGGTCTGCGGCAACAGCAGGCGGCTACCGTTGGTGTACAAGGTGTAGTACTGCGAGGGTGGGCGCTGTACCTGGCTGCACCAGGTGTTGTTGTTCTGGCCTTGCTTGATGGCGTTGATACATTGCAGGGGATCGATGAAATCACC from Dyella sp. GSA-30 includes the following:
- a CDS encoding RidA family protein, with the translated sequence MFTIGRVVLLAAFATASLNALADDVVRYKIPDSTFPISAAVEVPAGKATIYVSGNVPPVVDPKAPKDSVAAYGDTKTQTIGVLTAIDKQLKSMHLSLSNVVKMQVFLVGNESHGGHMDFAGFMAGYTQFFGTKEQPNLPARSAFQVAALGNPGYRVEIEVIAVRP
- a CDS encoding cytochrome c translates to MSSKTTKTLPRIFCGAFLWCCLLPAHAQSSDNASYLRTTFSSANGEVVFRSICQGCHMPDAKGAKGAGTYPALTDNPRLASPNYMAAVILNGRRDMPSFAPKPGPKDRFFDDATLTDEQIAGVINYIRTHFGNRYDDRISAQEVSAMHP